In the genome of Falsirhodobacter halotolerans, the window TGGGGGCCTCCACACCCGAGGATCTGACGCCACCACCGCTGCGGGTCATGCAGAATCGTCCGACGCCCAGGAAAACGGCGACGGAGGCACCTCCGCCCCCGAAATCGCGCCGTCCCCGCTATCTCGGTCTGATCCTCACTGCGCTTCTTCTGCTGGTTCTGGGGATCGTGGCGGCGGTGTCGGCCTATTCCGACCGGCAGCCGCCTGCGGTGTCGGCGCTGGCTCCCCCCGCCTCCTATGCCGCGGTCCAATCCCTGCTGACCCCGCAGGCACCCCGTGACGGCGCCTATCGGGCGACGCTTGCCCTGCTGACGCCCGCGGCGCCGGCGACGACCGTCGCCGAAGCGGCCCCGGAGAAGGTTGTGCCCCCGGTGATCGCCAGCGTCGAGCCGCCTGTCGCGGAGACCGTCGCTGCGGTCCCGACCCCCGCCCCTGTTCCGACCCCCGAAGCCGTCGCGGCGGATGATGCGGTTGCGTCGTCGCCCCCCGGAGAAGCTGTGGCAACCGCCGCTCCTGCCCCAGAAACCTCCGCCCCCGAAGCCCCCGCGCCCGCAACCGTCGTCGCGGATGCGCCCGAAGCGGTCCCCGCCCCCCCCGCCATCCCCGCGCGCCGCCCCGAATCTCGCCCCGAGACGGCGGCTGCGGTGATCGCCGAGGTGGCGCTGCCCGATACGCGGCCGCAGGCCCGCCCCGCCGCGCCCGAAGCTCCGGCCGCACCGGCCGAGCCGACGGTGGAGGAACTGACCGAAGCCGAGGATGCCGAGGGCGCGTTGACCGCCAGCCTGCGCCCCGCCCTGCGCACCCCTGCCCCCGCACCAGCGGAGGACGCGTCGGCCGCCTCCATCGTGCCCGACGCCAGCGATGTCGGCACGCCGCTGGCCGTCATCGCGTCGCAACGGCCGGAGATGCGACCCTCGGGCATTTCGCGCGATGCGGTGCAGGCGGCGCTGACGGCGGCGATGGCCCCCGCACCGGTGCAGACGCCCGTCGCGGCGCCCCCGGCGCAACAGGCGGCGATCCGTGCGCCACAACCGCAGACGCAGCCCGCCCAGGTCGCCCGGGCCGAACCCGAAGCGGATGATGAACCCGAGCCGACCCCTCGCGCGCCCAGCATCCCCACCCGCGCCTCCGTCGCGCAGCAGGCGACGCAGACCGCCGCCATGGCGCTGAACCAGACCAACGTCATCAGCATTTCGGGCAGCGATTCGAACCGCACGGCGCTGGTGCGGCAGTCCAACGGGCGCATCGCCCGTCTGCGCGTGGGCGACCGGATGGATGGCGGCGTGGTGGCGGCCATCACCGAGAATGCGGTGCATTACCAAAAGGGCAGCCGCCTGTTCGCCCTGGAAATGCCGCGGGGATAAGAAAAGGCCGCCTCCTTTCGGAGACGGCCTTTTACGTCACACCGATCTTGATCAGGCCGCGCGGTTCGTCAGAACCTCGCCCACCTGCCGCTGCGCGCCCGCTTCGTCCGTGCCGGACACCGCCGCGACCTCACGGGTCAACCGCTCCAGCGCCGATTCATACAGCTGACGTTCGGAATAGGACTGCTCGCGCTGATCGTCCGAACGGTGCAGGTCGCGCACCACCTCGGCGATCGACATCAGATCGCCCGAGTTGATCTTCTGTTCGTATTCCTGCGCGCGGCGCGACCACATGGCGCGCTTGACCCGCGCCTTGCCCTTCAGCGTATCCAGCGCCTTGGCCACCACATCGGGGGCCGAGAGCGACCGCATCCCGATCTCGGTGGCCTTGTGGGTGGGCACGCGCAGGGTCATCTTGTCCTTCTCGAACGACACGACGAAGAGTTCGAGCTTCAGCCCCGCGATCTCCTGCTCCTCGATCGAGATGATCTTGCCCACGCCATGCGCGGGATAGACGACGAAATCATCGGGACGGAATTCGGGCTTCTTGGCTTTGGTCATGCGTTTCCTCGACACTCGCCCGCCAACGACATCCCCTCCCGACAGCAAGGCTTCGGGGGGAGAGATGGAATGTCGATGGAAAACGGGCCTTTTTCACCATGAGGCGTCTGAAAGGCGCCCCGGACATCAGATCTTGCCCAAGGTATACCACAGAATTCGGGCGATTCCAACATCCCCGCCGCGGAGGGTCAGTTGCCCTCGCCCGGTGCGGGATCGAAGTATTTCTCCAGCTTGCCCGCCTCGCCGTCCCGCGCCTCGTGATCGGG includes:
- a CDS encoding CarD family transcriptional regulator, whose amino-acid sequence is MTKAKKPEFRPDDFVVYPAHGVGKIISIEEQEIAGLKLELFVVSFEKDKMTLRVPTHKATEIGMRSLSAPDVVAKALDTLKGKARVKRAMWSRRAQEYEQKINSGDLMSIAEVVRDLHRSDDQREQSYSERQLYESALERLTREVAAVSGTDEAGAQRQVGEVLTNRAA